The following proteins come from a genomic window of Peptoniphilus equinus:
- a CDS encoding DHH family phosphoesterase, producing MKTTLELKAFRSALIVMALGVGLLFYFEIWAGFVGLAIYMYLVYRLNRIMAQFNDESVLMVEHITRDFDSVTKQAIFSMPFPMCITDGKGVIIWYNSHLLTIFEDFDLMGMDIEKLIEGLDMEAILANRTVLPRIKMGSRDYDVHLSVVDTTKTQSARDKMVLFYFVDQTELVNLEVRYRDEFPIVAKIEVDNFDDAMDTAPSANRPQLEVEIDALIRSYFQTYDALVRKYESDMYLVVMSYNSLKQIKEKRFDLLDDLRELDMGNTIPITLSIGVASFGLTFKDAVAEADTCLDLALGRGGDQAVVRVEDNYEFFGGKSKAVEKRNKVKARVLGIALRQLIEGARDVYIMGHKNADMDAIGSAIGVLRATLNCDTEGYIVLNRPNPSISNLLDRMREDEPEMFKRIIKEETALANMTGRSLVILVDNHKPSFTEAPKLLEEQAQVVVIDHHRRGKEFVNNPVLTYVEPYASSTSELVTEMLTYMKDDLNLTHFEADALMSGIVVDTKNFSFQTGVRTFEAASILKRAGANMMKVKSLFQDDLDTLRTRADVVHQAQLVYDKVAVSRLSIAADNSILIAAQAADELLDINGVEASFVLTPVEEEVHISGRSVGDFSVQLILEKLGGGGHLNMAGARVAGTVDEAQDKLMQAIEAYLGEEEE from the coding sequence ATGAAGACAACACTTGAACTTAAAGCTTTTCGCAGTGCCCTTATTGTTATGGCACTGGGTGTGGGGCTACTTTTTTACTTTGAAATCTGGGCGGGGTTTGTCGGTCTTGCCATCTATATGTATCTCGTTTATCGTCTGAACCGCATTATGGCACAGTTCAATGACGAATCGGTGCTGATGGTGGAACATATCACCAGGGATTTTGATTCCGTCACCAAGCAGGCAATATTTTCCATGCCGTTTCCGATGTGTATCACGGACGGCAAGGGTGTGATTATTTGGTACAATTCCCATCTGTTAACTATCTTTGAGGACTTTGATCTCATGGGTATGGATATCGAGAAGCTCATTGAGGGGTTGGACATGGAGGCGATTTTGGCGAACCGGACTGTCCTGCCGCGGATTAAAATGGGTTCTCGTGACTACGACGTCCACCTGTCAGTGGTGGATACCACCAAGACCCAATCGGCGCGAGATAAGATGGTACTTTTCTATTTTGTAGATCAGACGGAGCTCGTGAACTTGGAAGTCCGGTATCGGGACGAGTTTCCTATTGTGGCGAAGATCGAAGTGGATAATTTCGACGATGCTATGGATACGGCGCCGAGTGCCAATCGTCCGCAACTGGAGGTGGAGATTGACGCTCTCATCCGCAGCTATTTTCAAACCTATGATGCCTTGGTACGCAAGTACGAATCGGATATGTACCTTGTGGTGATGAGTTATAACTCCTTGAAACAAATTAAGGAGAAACGCTTTGATCTTTTGGACGACTTGAGAGAGTTGGATATGGGCAACACCATTCCAATCACCCTTTCTATCGGGGTAGCATCTTTCGGACTGACGTTTAAAGATGCGGTAGCGGAAGCGGATACCTGTTTGGACCTAGCGCTTGGTCGAGGCGGGGACCAGGCGGTCGTACGGGTGGAAGATAACTATGAGTTTTTCGGCGGGAAGAGCAAGGCTGTGGAAAAACGCAACAAAGTCAAAGCCAGAGTTCTCGGCATCGCCCTGCGTCAGCTTATTGAAGGAGCTAGAGACGTCTATATTATGGGGCATAAAAATGCCGATATGGATGCCATCGGATCCGCCATTGGGGTGCTTCGTGCCACGTTAAACTGCGACACGGAAGGTTACATTGTCTTAAATCGTCCCAACCCTTCGATTTCCAACTTGTTGGATCGGATGCGGGAGGATGAGCCGGAGATGTTTAAACGCATTATCAAAGAAGAGACGGCACTTGCCAATATGACCGGGCGGTCTCTTGTGATTCTGGTGGACAATCACAAGCCAAGTTTCACCGAAGCTCCGAAACTGTTGGAAGAACAAGCTCAGGTGGTGGTGATTGATCACCATCGTCGAGGCAAGGAGTTTGTAAACAATCCTGTGCTGACCTATGTGGAACCGTATGCGTCGTCGACCAGTGAGCTGGTGACCGAGATGCTCACGTACATGAAAGACGATTTGAACTTGACTCACTTTGAAGCCGATGCGTTGATGAGCGGGATTGTCGTCGATACGAAAAACTTCAGTTTTCAAACCGGGGTGCGGACTTTTGAAGCGGCGTCGATTTTGAAACGGGCCGGTGCTAATATGATGAAGGTCAAGAGCCTCTTCCAGGATGACTTGGACACGCTGCGCACTCGTGCCGATGTGGTGCACCAGGCGCAACTTGTCTATGACAAAGTGGCGGTGTCCCGTCTGAGTATTGCGGCGGATAATTCCATTCTCATTGCTGCCCAGGCGGCGGATGAGCTGCTTGATATCAACGGTGTGGAGGCAAGTTTTGTACTCACGCCGGTGGAAGAGGAAGTGCACATTTCAGGCCGATCCGTAGGAGACTTTTCCGTACAGCTTATTTTGGAAAAGCTCGGCGGCGGCGGCCATTTAAATATGGCAGGGGCTCGCGTTGCGGGGACTGTCGATGAGGCACAGGACAAACTGATGCAAGCCATAGAAGCCTATTTAGGCGAGGAGGAAGAATGA
- a CDS encoding DUF2232 domain-containing protein, whose translation MNFSFLLDIVRGTLVASVGSFFPLIFIFYPHIFLTRSMTDGVVKGFSLFTISCALLMAMYSFSYGLFVFAAFGSMILVMHMMLANRFDQNSTVFVGAAMLLVGGVVALYAMGVNFSSLRSQEILDAIVAAQKSMNVELGRTEVMMVYNRMLQLMPAMIIILSLMISYGAYFLTVKGLLSTQAVAVSYQPFIYLTIPRGIVAAGIGSVAGLYIFSGETGISGLVMENVAVIFGALLFFLGLSVIMFILHKRRVHGFLRVMVPVLGILVPFAQLMIIFLGLLESLFNFRRLTR comes from the coding sequence ATGAATTTTAGTTTCCTGTTGGATATTGTCCGCGGAACCTTAGTGGCATCGGTGGGAAGTTTTTTCCCTCTGATCTTTATATTTTATCCCCATATCTTTTTAACCCGTTCTATGACGGACGGCGTGGTCAAGGGCTTTAGTCTCTTTACGATAAGCTGTGCACTCTTGATGGCGATGTACTCGTTTAGCTATGGACTGTTTGTGTTTGCAGCTTTCGGCTCAATGATTCTGGTGATGCATATGATGCTTGCGAATCGCTTTGATCAAAACTCCACGGTATTTGTGGGGGCGGCTATGCTCCTTGTGGGCGGCGTCGTGGCACTGTATGCCATGGGCGTGAACTTTTCAAGTTTGCGCTCGCAGGAGATTCTGGATGCCATTGTGGCGGCGCAGAAGTCCATGAATGTGGAATTGGGCCGCACGGAAGTGATGATGGTTTACAATCGCATGCTTCAGCTGATGCCGGCGATGATCATTATTTTAAGTCTGATGATCAGCTACGGCGCATATTTTCTCACGGTCAAAGGACTGCTTTCCACTCAGGCCGTGGCAGTATCCTATCAGCCTTTTATCTACCTGACGATTCCTCGGGGGATTGTGGCGGCGGGTATTGGATCCGTTGCCGGACTCTACATTTTTTCCGGCGAGACGGGGATATCCGGACTGGTCATGGAAAATGTCGCGGTGATCTTCGGTGCGCTGCTCTTCTTTTTAGGCTTAAGTGTTATAATGTTTATACTGCATAAGCGACGGGTCCACGGATTTTTACGTGTGATGGTGCCGGTTCTCGGCATCCTGGTACCCTTTGCTCAGCTGATGATTATTTTCTTAGGATTACTGGAGAGTCTCTTTAACTTTAGAAGGCTCACGAGGTGA
- a CDS encoding IclR family transcriptional regulator, with the protein MIQSLVKAANILEFMKGEQQKYTIAEISEAIAIPPSTTHRILSTLISCNFVAKDDQTHLYRLGSGLISIGIAASATSSLKEEAEVVLQELSRKTNEDAFMVVKSKDTGIVIGKAEGDETLKIVENFGRQIPLHKGAIRKVILAHQPESYIDDYIATKLDDSPVRKADAVAFKKELQTIIAQGYALSEGEYIPDTIGIGAPVFDSSKNFVASVGVITPQYRMKDRLPTMIEDVTHAARELSHRIGYID; encoded by the coding sequence GTGATTCAAAGTTTAGTAAAAGCTGCCAACATACTCGAATTTATGAAAGGCGAACAACAGAAATATACCATTGCCGAAATTTCCGAGGCGATTGCTATTCCGCCGAGCACCACCCACCGTATACTGTCCACGCTCATCAGCTGTAATTTTGTCGCCAAAGATGACCAAACCCATCTCTATCGACTGGGCTCCGGATTGATATCCATCGGAATCGCCGCCTCTGCCACCTCGTCCTTAAAAGAAGAAGCCGAAGTCGTCTTACAGGAACTCTCAAGAAAAACCAACGAAGACGCCTTTATGGTGGTCAAAAGCAAAGACACCGGCATTGTCATCGGCAAAGCTGAAGGCGATGAAACATTAAAAATTGTAGAAAACTTCGGTCGTCAAATCCCTCTTCACAAAGGCGCCATTCGAAAAGTCATCCTGGCCCATCAGCCTGAAAGCTACATCGATGACTACATTGCCACCAAGTTGGATGACAGTCCTGTTCGAAAGGCGGACGCTGTCGCCTTTAAGAAAGAACTGCAAACTATCATCGCTCAAGGCTACGCCCTCTCCGAAGGCGAATACATACCCGACACCATCGGCATCGGCGCGCCGGTCTTTGACTCCTCTAAAAACTTCGTCGCATCCGTCGGCGTCATCACGCCGCAGTATCGAATGAAAGACCGACTGCCAACCATGATTGAAGATGTCACCCATGCCGCGCGCGAACTGTCTCACCGCATCGGCTACATTGATTAA
- the hydA gene encoding dihydropyrimidinase has translation MRTLLKNGIIVTADNQVQADLLMEDEKIIGIGTYDDADKVYDVSGMYVMPGGIDPHTHMELQQSERYRSADDFYTGTVAAAVGGTTTILDHIAFGPEGAALHHSIDIYRELAKKSVIDYGFHGVIQHVDDEILNELDGIITEEGIVSFKAYSTYGYAMDDIDFYRILKQMKQSGGLLTIHCENDLLTRYLIREAVDAGHTDVKYFPATRPNEAEAESVDTLLNLAKLVETPVYIVHTSATESVERIKLAKAMGQEVYSETCTQYLMLTEAVYSKDGPEEGVKYLMQPPLRTAKDNEALWRALQDGDVVTLGTDHCPFMYETEKRQGLGNFTLAPGGAPGVEERIKIAFSEGVLKRRLDLNTFVNVVSTNAAKIFGMYPEKGSLELNTDADVMVIDPNGRETISVKTHHSVCDYNTYEGFTVNCAIHLVFSRGTLVAKDGTFVGEKGYGRFIHRKNNKQL, from the coding sequence ATGAGGACACTTTTAAAAAACGGGATCATTGTCACAGCTGACAACCAAGTTCAAGCAGACTTGTTAATGGAAGATGAAAAAATTATTGGCATAGGGACTTATGACGACGCGGATAAGGTCTACGATGTGAGCGGTATGTATGTGATGCCCGGCGGCATTGATCCCCATACGCACATGGAGCTGCAGCAATCAGAGCGGTATCGTTCGGCAGATGATTTCTATACCGGGACTGTTGCGGCGGCTGTGGGCGGCACCACGACGATATTAGATCACATCGCTTTCGGTCCGGAAGGCGCCGCGCTGCACCACTCCATCGATATTTACCGGGAACTGGCTAAAAAATCCGTCATCGATTACGGCTTTCACGGAGTGATTCAGCATGTGGATGATGAGATTTTGAACGAGTTGGACGGCATCATCACTGAGGAAGGGATTGTCTCGTTTAAAGCGTATTCCACCTACGGGTATGCGATGGATGATATCGATTTTTATCGTATTTTAAAGCAGATGAAACAATCGGGAGGATTGTTGACCATTCACTGTGAAAATGATCTGCTGACCCGATATTTAATCCGGGAGGCCGTTGATGCCGGTCACACTGATGTCAAATATTTTCCGGCAACACGGCCGAATGAAGCTGAAGCGGAGTCGGTGGATACTTTGCTAAACTTAGCTAAATTGGTTGAGACGCCGGTCTATATTGTGCACACGTCAGCAACAGAGTCTGTCGAGAGAATCAAGCTTGCCAAAGCTATGGGCCAAGAGGTCTATTCTGAAACCTGCACACAGTATCTGATGTTGACCGAGGCTGTATATTCAAAAGACGGTCCTGAAGAAGGAGTCAAATATTTAATGCAGCCGCCCCTTCGTACGGCGAAAGATAATGAGGCATTGTGGCGCGCGCTGCAAGACGGCGATGTGGTCACGCTAGGTACGGATCACTGTCCATTTATGTATGAGACAGAGAAGCGACAGGGACTTGGCAACTTTACACTGGCACCGGGAGGGGCGCCGGGGGTTGAAGAGCGGATTAAGATTGCATTTTCAGAAGGGGTGTTGAAGCGCCGACTGGATTTGAACACGTTCGTCAACGTCGTGAGTACCAATGCGGCAAAGATATTCGGTATGTATCCTGAAAAAGGCAGTTTGGAACTCAATACCGATGCGGACGTGATGGTCATCGATCCGAACGGGCGCGAGACGATTTCCGTTAAGACACACCATTCCGTGTGTGATTACAACACCTATGAAGGCTTCACCGTCAACTGTGCCATTCATCTTGTCTTCTCACGAGGAACATTGGTGGCGAAAGACGGCACGTTTGTCGGCGAAAAAGGCTACGGTCGATTTATTCATAGAAAAAATAACAAACAGTTATGA
- a CDS encoding NCS1 family nucleobase:cation symporter-1 has protein sequence MEFGQRKVGDVYDLTPEGVREIQAHDNDYNEISAPINSDKRDWRTKDIANLWIGMIVSIAVYQVASGLLVSGMSWVQALVTIILGHTIVMGVAIALGHFGTKYGMNYPMLSKLVFGPKGMIFPSLIRGVLGIFWFGVQAWIGGQAVFIIINAIYPAWSTYGFMTQFISFLIFWMMNVYIAASGSKAVKILEGVSAPILLVLSLIVIIWGFGTAKWNLHTLLNVPVLQAKGSVDFWSLFWPALSAMIAFDGGIALSMPDFTRHCVDQKSQSLGQIISAPIMTGYIAFVGICGTAGGFLAFGKEIWEPAILVGNFNSVVIRIVFSLFIIMAVLTTNVAGNLIPPVNIVATLLKGKLDYKWVAVLTAVFALFARPWDSLSSAYNLIFNVTQFLGALLGPISGLYLVAYLIAHHTDIDMVDAYKINGGRYYYTKGWNVPVIVLFLVFTAIIFISKSIEGLNFIFNNAYVYGVVVTGLVYYVYIKITQGGK, from the coding sequence ATGGAATTTGGTCAAAGAAAAGTTGGCGATGTATATGATTTAACTCCGGAAGGGGTTCGCGAGATTCAGGCACATGACAATGACTACAATGAGATCAGTGCGCCTATAAACTCGGACAAAAGAGATTGGCGCACCAAGGATATTGCGAATTTGTGGATTGGGATGATTGTCTCCATCGCGGTCTACCAGGTGGCAAGCGGCTTGTTGGTTTCAGGCATGTCCTGGGTACAGGCGCTGGTCACCATTATTTTAGGGCACACCATTGTGATGGGGGTGGCCATTGCTTTAGGACATTTCGGTACGAAGTACGGCATGAACTATCCCATGCTGAGCAAGTTGGTGTTTGGTCCGAAAGGAATGATTTTTCCATCCCTCATCCGAGGTGTCTTAGGCATTTTTTGGTTTGGTGTGCAAGCGTGGATTGGAGGACAAGCGGTCTTTATCATTATTAATGCCATCTATCCCGCCTGGTCAACCTATGGTTTTATGACGCAATTCATATCGTTTCTCATCTTTTGGATGATGAACGTGTATATTGCGGCCTCAGGGAGTAAAGCAGTTAAAATTTTAGAGGGCGTATCCGCGCCAATATTATTGGTCTTGAGTCTTATCGTCATCATATGGGGATTTGGTACCGCGAAGTGGAATTTGCACACACTGCTTAACGTGCCGGTGTTACAGGCTAAAGGCAGTGTGGACTTTTGGAGCCTGTTTTGGCCGGCGTTATCCGCCATGATTGCCTTCGATGGCGGCATAGCTTTATCCATGCCTGATTTTACACGCCACTGTGTCGATCAAAAGTCTCAGAGTTTAGGACAAATCATCAGTGCCCCTATCATGACAGGCTACATCGCTTTTGTCGGAATATGCGGAACGGCCGGAGGGTTTTTGGCCTTCGGCAAAGAGATTTGGGAACCGGCAATCTTAGTGGGCAATTTTAATAGCGTGGTGATACGCATTGTGTTTTCTCTTTTTATTATAATGGCCGTACTGACGACCAATGTAGCCGGGAATTTAATTCCTCCGGTCAATATTGTGGCGACCTTACTTAAGGGTAAATTAGATTATAAGTGGGTGGCTGTCTTAACGGCGGTGTTCGCTTTATTTGCAAGACCGTGGGACAGCTTATCCAGCGCCTATAATTTAATTTTCAATGTGACCCAATTCTTAGGTGCCTTGCTCGGTCCGATCTCCGGCTTGTATTTGGTGGCCTATCTCATTGCACATCACACGGACATCGACATGGTCGACGCATATAAAATTAACGGTGGGAGATATTATTACACGAAGGGATGGAATGTGCCGGTCATTGTGCTGTTTTTGGTATTTACCGCAATTATTTTTATCAGTAAATCCATCGAAGGTTTGAATTTTATTTTCAATAATGCGTATGTGTATGGCGTTGTCGTCACAGGATTGGTGTATTACGTTTATATCAAGATCACACAGGGAGGTAAGTAA
- a CDS encoding putative hydro-lyase — translation MNYGVLTPKEARELIRGGKLVRPTSGIAKGHVQANLAILPKDLAFDFLLFANRNKKPCPILDVIEPGSFEPKLIAKGCDIRTDIPKYRIYKHGELVEEVDNLLDIYRDDFVAFLIGCSFSFENAMLAAGIPVRHIEDDHNVPMFITNIPTVPAGPFHGNMVVSMRPIPYDQVVKATTVTARYPAVHGAPVHIGDPGQIGIKDVMAPDFGEPSVFKDGEVPVFWACGVTPQSIAMTSKPEIMITHAPGYMLICDPVDEDYAV, via the coding sequence ATGAACTACGGAGTATTAACCCCAAAAGAAGCGCGAGAATTGATTCGAGGCGGTAAGCTTGTCCGTCCTACATCCGGCATTGCCAAAGGCCATGTACAGGCAAACCTGGCCATTTTACCCAAGGATTTGGCGTTTGACTTCCTGCTCTTTGCCAATCGCAATAAAAAGCCATGTCCTATTCTGGATGTCATCGAACCGGGGTCCTTTGAGCCGAAGTTGATTGCTAAGGGCTGCGATATTCGTACCGACATTCCGAAGTACCGCATCTATAAACATGGCGAGCTGGTCGAGGAAGTGGACAATTTATTGGATATCTACCGAGATGACTTTGTCGCTTTTCTCATCGGCTGTTCTTTCAGCTTTGAGAATGCCATGTTGGCGGCAGGCATTCCGGTGCGGCACATTGAAGACGATCACAACGTGCCGATGTTTATCACCAATATCCCGACTGTGCCGGCAGGACCGTTTCATGGAAATATGGTCGTCTCCATGCGGCCTATTCCGTATGACCAAGTGGTTAAAGCGACGACCGTCACCGCACGGTATCCGGCAGTCCACGGTGCACCGGTGCACATTGGCGATCCCGGACAAATCGGCATCAAGGATGTGATGGCACCGGACTTTGGTGAACCGTCAGTCTTTAAAGACGGCGAAGTGCCGGTGTTCTGGGCCTGTGGGGTCACACCGCAGTCCATCGCCATGACCTCAAAGCCGGAGATTATGATCACCCATGCACCGGGATATATGTTGATTTGCGATCCGGTGGATGAAGATTATGCAGTCTGA
- a CDS encoding 5-oxoprolinase subunit C family protein: MAKIKVIMPGILTTVQDHGRIGYQKFGISQAGVMDEYNYELANALVGNDVNEAVLETTFVGPTLEFEDDLTIAITGANMQPKLDGEAIENYQSYEVKAGQKLSFGKLKEGLRGYIAFGGTFGVEEVNGSKSTLLKSQLGGFEGRALKSRDVIEIHDPVPFKKRILDEKYVPKLSQFAVLRVVFGPQDDAFTEKGKHTFLYSGGYTLTKNADRMGMRFNGPALDFVDGADIISDATVMGSVQVPAEGKPIVLMADRQTTGGYTKVATVVTPDLSKLAQLRPGAKVLFDEVTPDEGEAIYKTYRETLNAIRQSLK; the protein is encoded by the coding sequence ATGGCTAAAATTAAAGTCATTATGCCGGGAATTCTGACCACGGTACAGGATCATGGGCGTATCGGCTATCAAAAGTTCGGAATCTCTCAAGCCGGCGTCATGGATGAATATAACTATGAACTGGCCAATGCTTTGGTGGGCAACGATGTCAATGAAGCGGTGCTGGAAACCACGTTTGTAGGACCGACACTGGAATTTGAAGACGATCTGACCATTGCTATCACCGGAGCCAATATGCAGCCAAAACTCGACGGCGAAGCGATTGAAAACTATCAGTCCTATGAAGTTAAAGCCGGGCAAAAGCTCAGCTTCGGGAAGCTCAAAGAAGGTCTTCGCGGCTACATTGCCTTTGGCGGGACCTTTGGTGTGGAAGAAGTGAACGGATCCAAGTCCACACTGCTAAAGAGTCAACTTGGCGGCTTTGAAGGACGGGCATTGAAATCTCGGGATGTGATTGAAATTCACGACCCTGTACCGTTCAAAAAACGGATTTTGGATGAAAAATATGTGCCGAAGCTCTCTCAATTTGCCGTTCTGCGTGTGGTCTTCGGACCTCAGGACGATGCCTTTACCGAAAAGGGCAAGCACACCTTCCTCTATTCCGGCGGCTACACTTTGACGAAAAATGCCGACCGCATGGGGATGCGTTTTAACGGCCCGGCTTTAGACTTTGTTGACGGTGCCGACATCATCTCCGATGCCACAGTCATGGGTTCTGTCCAAGTTCCGGCGGAAGGCAAGCCTATCGTACTGATGGCCGACCGCCAAACCACAGGCGGCTACACCAAAGTCGCCACGGTAGTGACACCGGATCTGTCAAAGCTTGCCCAGTTGCGTCCCGGCGCTAAAGTTCTCTTTGACGAGGTGACGCCGGACGAAGGGGAAGCCATTTACAAAACGTATCGTGAGACGCTCAACGCCATTCGTCAGTCATTAAAGTGA
- the pxpB gene encoding 5-oxoprolinase subunit PxpB, translated as MHDIRYLNSGDRAIIMEFGNTISKEINGLIRSVVATIANRDGIVEVVPTYRSITITYDPMVLSRNELIEELKGLDLKDTASESDKVKLIEIPTCYGGEYGPDMDFVKAHANLSEDEVIRIHTDTDYLVYMLGFMPGFTYLGGMDERIATPRLKSPRLKIAPGSVGIAGSQTGMYPSESPGGWQLIGRTPLQLYDPMKEPPVFVQAGDYIRYVAITEAEFNDIKKQVDEGTYEVIIREVEVGELHG; from the coding sequence ATGCATGATATTCGCTATTTAAATAGTGGCGATCGCGCCATTATTATGGAATTCGGAAATACCATTTCCAAGGAAATTAATGGTCTCATTCGCAGTGTTGTAGCGACTATTGCCAACCGGGACGGGATCGTGGAAGTGGTCCCGACGTATCGCTCCATCACCATCACCTATGATCCGATGGTACTGAGCCGCAACGAACTCATTGAAGAGCTGAAAGGTTTGGATCTGAAGGACACGGCATCGGAATCGGACAAAGTCAAGCTCATTGAAATCCCCACCTGCTACGGCGGGGAGTATGGACCGGATATGGACTTTGTCAAAGCGCATGCCAACCTGTCTGAAGATGAGGTCATCCGGATTCACACCGACACCGATTACCTGGTATATATGTTAGGCTTTATGCCGGGTTTCACTTACCTGGGGGGGATGGATGAACGCATCGCCACACCGCGTCTTAAGAGTCCGCGTCTTAAAATTGCTCCGGGATCGGTGGGTATTGCCGGCTCTCAAACGGGGATGTATCCGTCGGAGTCGCCGGGAGGATGGCAGCTTATCGGCCGTACCCCGCTTCAACTCTATGATCCGATGAAAGAACCTCCGGTCTTTGTACAGGCGGGGGACTACATCCGCTATGTAGCTATTACTGAAGCGGAATTTAACGACATTAAAAAGCAAGTGGATGAAGGCACTTACGAGGTGATCATCCGAGAGGTGGAAGTAGGTGAACTTCATGGCTAA
- a CDS encoding NRAMP family divalent metal transporter has translation MEKKKANWSVLLGAAFLMATSAIGPGFMTQTAKFTSDLKVDFAFVILVSIIMSYIAQLNVWKVIAVSRLRGQDIANKVLPGLGYVIAFLVALGGLAFNIGNVGGAGLGLNVIFGIDPKLGAVIGAIIAVIIFTSKSAGNAMDKLTQILGAAMIILIAFVAVKTAPPVGEAAAHAVAPTDMAATLPAVLTLLGGTVGGYIVFSGGHRLIDAGVVGEENLSEVNKSATLGIAVALIVRILLFLAVLGVVTAGGQLDPENIAASAFRISSGEIGYKIFGVVFTAAALTSIVGCAFTSVSFLKTLFGPIGRNANLTTIIFIVVSALIFVIIGQPQTLLVVVGALNGLILPITLAVMLIASKKTSIVGTYKHSNVLFILGWIVTALSAYLGVTTMVSNLSTLL, from the coding sequence ATGGAAAAGAAAAAAGCAAATTGGTCCGTCCTTTTAGGTGCGGCATTTCTGATGGCAACATCAGCTATCGGTCCGGGCTTTATGACCCAAACTGCGAAATTTACCAGCGATTTAAAGGTGGATTTTGCCTTTGTTATCTTAGTATCTATTATCATGAGCTATATCGCTCAGCTCAACGTTTGGAAAGTTATTGCCGTATCCCGCTTAAGAGGACAGGATATTGCCAATAAAGTGCTTCCGGGACTTGGCTATGTCATCGCCTTTCTCGTTGCCCTTGGCGGCTTAGCTTTTAATATCGGTAACGTCGGCGGGGCAGGTCTTGGTCTGAACGTTATCTTCGGCATCGATCCGAAACTTGGAGCTGTCATCGGTGCTATTATCGCTGTCATTATCTTTACATCGAAATCCGCCGGTAACGCCATGGATAAGCTGACTCAAATCCTTGGTGCGGCAATGATTATTCTCATCGCCTTTGTCGCAGTGAAAACTGCACCGCCTGTCGGGGAAGCCGCAGCTCATGCCGTAGCACCGACAGACATGGCCGCTACCTTGCCGGCAGTGCTGACCCTTCTTGGCGGAACTGTAGGCGGATACATCGTATTTTCCGGCGGTCACCGTCTGATTGACGCCGGTGTGGTTGGGGAAGAAAATCTTTCTGAAGTCAACAAATCTGCAACTCTTGGTATTGCAGTTGCCCTTATCGTACGGATTCTTCTGTTCTTAGCTGTTTTGGGTGTCGTTACTGCCGGTGGCCAACTGGACCCTGAAAATATTGCAGCCTCTGCATTTAGAATTTCCAGCGGAGAAATCGGCTACAAAATTTTCGGTGTAGTCTTTACTGCGGCAGCTTTAACATCTATCGTCGGCTGTGCATTTACCTCGGTATCGTTCTTGAAGACTTTGTTCGGTCCAATCGGCCGCAACGCCAACTTGACCACCATCATCTTTATCGTGGTATCAGCGCTGATTTTTGTCATCATCGGACAACCGCAAACGTTGCTTGTGGTCGTCGGCGCACTGAACGGTCTAATTCTTCCTATTACCCTTGCTGTGATGCTTATTGCAAGTAAGAAGACCTCCATTGTCGGCACGTACAAGCACTCCAACGTACTGTTTATTCTCGGCTGGATCGTCACGGCACTTTCCGCGTACCTTGGTGTGACAACGATGGTGAGCAACCTCTCCACGTTACTCTAA